GTGACTAATGGTGCCATATAGGTCGGAAGGAATACCGTCAATAAATTGAATTATACGGTCATAATCATGCGTGTTTTTGCCTCTCAATTCTGAGACATAGTCTTTACACAGTATATCGATTCGGTAGCGTCGTTGCACTTCCTCAAGTATAGACATCGTTTTAGCATCATCTGCATGCTCCGATGTGTACTCAATTAGATCTTCAAGGGTGACAGTATGATCTCGGGTAGCAGCAAGAATACTCAAAGTATTATTGCAATAAGGTGCAATGAGATCATCCTTCCAGCAATCGTAGTAGTATTTAAGTTCATTACCATGGAGTCCAGTTCTGGATTCGAAACTGTTCCAGTCTACTTTGAAGTTTGCCTTAGACAAAGCTTTATAGTCTGGGTCACTGTTTAGTTCCTGAAGAGCCCTGGACCAGAGTTCAACGCTGCTATCATTGAGCTTGGGTAattttctccaagattCATGAAAGCGTTTCTGAGACTTTCGAATCGTATCGTTAGTTCTTTCAAATAAATTGAATGTTTTTTCAGCAGAATGTTTACTTGATTTAAACGATGGAGAGTGTTCAATTTTAGGTGGATCACTGATGTTTACACTTAAGTCATCATCAGCGAGCACCGAACTAGACTCAATACTAGATTGAATAAGATTAATATCACTATTAGTACTCGTAATGGTCGAAGAATCGTCAGTATTTCTCGAAACTCCTTTTCTGTTACCACTTTTCTCGGCAGAAATAAGCGTTAGGATATCATgaatttggttttgaagCAGTAGAAATTTAGCCTCAAATTCGTCTGATTGTTTctcaagcaattgattTGCTTGTTCCCTAATCGCTTCTGCGAGAAGACTTGCAGTGATGGGACTGAATGTCTGTTCTTCTGGCAGTTCCGATCTACCAGTCGACAGAGCATTTGTGGAAAAATTGGACATTTGAGATTTATTGATTGGATTCGACTTGActtttgacttctaatcTAATGGGAAGTAAACGTATATACAGGTCTAGAATTTCTATATGTACGGCTGCAATTCCCTTGGATAaaatttattcaaattttcagtataaaagaagagttaatatataaattatatattggaAACAGTCGGAAGCAACAGGAGCTTATATACCCTTGATATACCCCTGTTTTAGTATGGAATTTGTAACATTGCGCCATACTCTGTTTAACAATGAAtaaattcctttctttccaaggaAAGGACGATCCTGCATACTTTCCATCAGAAGTATTCTATCACGTGATTTTGTAACTAGAATACTGAAGAGCTCTGATAGTGATAACTCTACAAGTTTCAACTGAAAGCTCTGATATTATCTGTAAATAAAGGAATCATGGAAGAAGTAAGAAAGGCATTTGTagaatctgaaatttttcTACTCAAATTAGCTGTTATTTGTTTAGGCCGTGGCCATATATACATTATAATCTTTATGAATACTCTAGTCTAATGTTCTAGTTAACGCCCTTTTCCGACAAGGCATTCTTGACCTGAGTGTATACGACATCAACTGGTTGGTCGCATTGTACCTTGATGACCTTGCCTTGCTCCTCAAAGTGGTTAACAACAGGCATGGATGTTTCAATGAAAGTTCTGAATCTCTTGGTGATGGACTCGATATTGTCGTCAGTTCTGCCACTGGTTTTAcctctttccaacaatctcttcaacatGACCTGTTCGGGACATTCAAAGAACAAAGTGAAAGACGACTTGGCGATCTGGTTTTCGAAAGTGAGAGCCTGGTCCATCTTTCTTGGGAATCCGTcgatcaagaacttggtcAGACCTTTGGCGTACGATTCCTTAATGGCCTGTTCCAACAAAGCCACGGTGACTTCCTGTGGTACAATGAGTCCTTCCTTAATGTAGTTTGCGATCAATTCACCGTACTTGGAACCCTCTctcttttgttcttctctcAACAAATCACCAGCAGACAAGTGAACAAATCCATGCTCTTTCACGAGCAAAGCACTCTGGGTACCCTTACCTGAGCCTGGTCCCCCCAAAACGAAGATAACCTTGATTTTTCCATCTTGAAAGGCTGGGCCCTTTTGGGCCACAGGTTCTACAGCCGATTTAGGAGAATCTTTGTTGTACAAGGAGGCAGCAATAGTCGAACCAATAGCCAAGGCTCCGATAGCCAACAATATTTTGCCCTTGGAACCAGTCTGaggtggtggaggtggCGGAGGTGGTGGTGTAGACGTGGATTTGGTCGAGTTGAAACGGATAGCCAGAGATGGACCTCTGGATTTGGTTGAAAATCTCGTGAATTGTGGAGACGATTTTCTTCCCAATAATCTCGACGATCTGACAAACATGGTTGTTGATACTGTGAATTGAATATGTTAGACGTTTGTTGTCTGGTAGAAATGGTAAAGACGtgaattggaaaaagaGTCGATTTTCACAATTCTGTGTATTATTGAGTCGCACTGggaatgaaaaatgtgaagaattggtttAATGAGATCGAGTTCTAGTGGTCAGTGAGAAATGAGAGTCTAGTGAGAATTACAGTGAGAATAAGAGTGAAACACAACAGTGAGAAATGTTAAAGTGTTGTGAAGATTGTTGTGAAGCACGCAATGAAACATCTTAAAAAAGGTAGAAATTAAGAGTATATTGTTACTATGGAACTCTACATTTGTCCATTTATCAGTACTAGATTTGTATTATGTAATGTGAGTAGCTAAGcatacttcttcaacacccCATCGTTGAATCTCAAGTATTGGCCATCAATATCCTTGCTCCAGCCCTCGGTAGCCAAGTTGACGTAAACACGAGCTGGCACATCGGGTTGAAGCAACTCGTTGTTGGCATGCAAATCTATAAACCTTTTCAAGCTCTCGGGATCCATGCCCTTGCCGAATTTTTCTCTGATATCCTTTTGCATGGAAGTGTCTACTACACCAGGAGCAATCGACAAAGCCAGAACATCTGGCTCATCGGCAGCCACTGATGCTATCAAATGGTTCACTGCAGCCTTGGAGCCACCGTAGGCATGCCAGCCACTGTAGGGCTTGGTGGAGgcaccagaagaaacagcaaTTACGTTCCCTTTGGTCTTTCTCAACTCAGGCAAACTGGCCTGGATCAATTCGATAACAGAAAAGTAATTGATGTCAAAAAGTCTCCTCCATTTAGCAATGTCAACACTCTGGAAAGGACCTACAGGATCCAACACTCCAGCATTGGCTATGACAGAATCTAGCTGGCCAAACTTTGATACTGCCAAATTCACAGCTTTTTGAGACGTCTCGGCTTCCGTCACGTCGCCTACAACGACGCATACACGGTCTGCTCCGAATTGTTTAACTAGCTCGTTCAAGTCTGAACCACTTCTGGCTACTGCGATCAACTTGTAGCTGGCAtctttcttgagaagaacCTCAGCAATTGACCTTCCGATTCCTGGAAAAAGTTAgtatatacatatatgAGGACGAGGCTATGTGATGTATACAACGCCTACGTACCTTTGGATGCTCCAGTTAGAATGGTGACGTGGGTCATAACTGTTGTCTGATAAGAAGAGTGTCAAATCTGGAATcaattgtgaaaaatcctGTGTACATTTATTGACATATTATGTGGGGAGACACGCCTATTTTGGGGACCATtaacagaagaaagacagaGAAAAGGGATAAAATTGCAAATCTCCTTCTTTTAATTTCATGTGCATCTCTATTATTTATTCTTAAAATAGtattatcttcatttttcattacACATTCCTGTAGAAACTTAATGTCAACTATATAATCGTAACCTGTCTAGAATTTAGAACTTGGGTTGTTCAAGTGAGCACCACCGTCGATGGGCAACACAATACCGTTAATGTAGCCAGATTGCTTAGCACACAAGAACAAGGTAGCGTTCTGGATATCTTCCTTGACA
This window of the Scheffersomyces stipitis CBS 6054 chromosome 6, complete sequence genome carries:
- the HMC1 gene encoding Hypothetical multicopy protein (hypothetical protein occurs in multiple copies through genome), whose product is MSNFSTNASSTGRSESPEEQTFSPITASLLAEAIREQANQLLEKQSDEFEAKFLSLQNQIHDILTLISAEKSGNRKGVSRNTDDSSTITSTNSDINLIQSSIESSSVLADDDLSVNISDPPKIEHSPSFKSSKHSAEKTFNLFERTNDTIRKSQKRFHESWRKLPKLNDSSVELWSRALQELNSDPDYKALSKANFKVDWNSFESRTGLHGNELKYYYDCWKDDLIAPYCNNTLSILAATRDHTVTLEDLIEYTSEHADDAKTMSILEEVQRRYRIDISCKDYVSELRGKNTHDYDRIIQFIDGIPSDLYGTISHYCNQRHDGNCIIAAATANFYYKEFMTKENFHYPTPNTFQKKMISTPGFSGKVLSDSSKSRTNSKHRKDRSNYNNYSQNKSSLENNQKSHRRQTDNVNHN
- a CDS encoding glucose/ribitol dehydrogenase (go_function oxidoreductase activity~go_process metabolism) — translated: MTHVTILTGASKGIGRSIAEVLLKKDASYKLIAVARSGSDLNELVKQFGADRVCVVVGDVTEAETSQKAVNLAVSKFGQLDSVIANAGVLDPVGPFQSVDIAKWRRLFDINYFSVIELIQASLPELRKTKGNVIAVSSGASTKPYSGWHAYGGSKAAVNHLIASVAADEPDVSALSIAPGVVDTSMQKDIREKFGKGMDPESLKRFIDLHANNELLQPDVPARVYVNLATEGWSKDIDGQYLRFNDGVLKKYA
- the URA6 gene encoding Uridylate kinase (UK) (Uridine monophosphate kinase) (UMP kinase) (go_function ATP binding) codes for the protein MFVRSSRLLGRKSSPQFTRFSTKSRGPSSAIRFNSTKSTSTPPPPPPPPPQTGSKGKILLAIGALAIGSTIAASLYNKDSPKSAVEPVAQKGPAFQDGKIKVIFVLGGPGSGKGTQSALLVKEHGFVHLSAGDLLREEQKREGSKYGELIANYIKEGLIVPQEVTVALLEQAIKESYAKGSTKFLIDGFPRKMDQALTFENQIAKSSFTLFFECPEQVMLKRLLERGKTSGRTDDNIESITKRFRTFIETSMPVVNHFEEQGKVIKVQCDQPVDVVYTQVKNALSEKGVN